From Parcubacteria group bacterium ADurb.Bin159:
ATTTTTTGGTACTTTATTTTATGATGGGGGCAATTCAGAATTTCAATCTTATTATGGAGGATATTGGTCAGGCACATCTTTAGCTACGCCATTAGTTGCTTCAGCAGCTGCTTTAGTTCTTTCACAGAATCCTTTGCTAAAGCCAGAAGAGGTAATAAATATTCTTTTAGAATCAACAGATAATATTGATATTTTAAATCCAAATTTTGCTGGTCAATTAGGGAAAGGGCGATTAAATGCGGGGAAAGCCATTGTTTATACGCGTACGGTTATTAAAGAGAAAGAATCTTCTTTTTATTTAGTTACTGGCGCTGGACAAGGAGGGGGTCCGCATGTCAGAGTTTTTGATTTGTCTACCAAAGAACCGATTAGCAGTTTTTTCGCTTATGATAAAAATTTCAAGGGAGGGGTTGACGTAGCAGTGGGAGATGTTAATGGCGATGGAGAAGAAGAAATTATTACTGCTGCGGGCAAGGGAGGTGGTCCCCATATTCGAGTTTTTGATATTTATGGGAATGCCCATCCTCACTTTTTTGTTGATATAAAAAATTTTTGGGGAGGATTAAATATAGCTAGTGGAGATGTAGATGGCGATGGATTAGATGAAATTATTGTGGGATTAGGTCCAAACGGACCTCCTTATGTTTTTGTTTATGATTGTTTGGGGAAAGAAAAAAGAAAATTTCTCGCTTACGATAAAAATTTCAAGGGAGGAGTTAACGTAACGGTAGGAGATGTTAATGGCGATGGATTAGATGAAATTATCACCGGCGCTGGAGAAGGAGGAGGTCCACATGTTAGAGTTTTTAATGGAGAAGGAAATCTTCTTTTTCATTTTTTTGCCTTTAATAAAGAATTTAAAGGAGGAATTAATGTTTCTAGCGCCAATGTTTTTGGTGATGGAAAAGACGAAATTATTGTAAGCATTAGTAAAAACGCTTCTCCTTATGTGCGAGTTTTTGACAGCGAGTTTTTAACTCTTGGTCTTCAATTTTTAGCTTATTTGCCTGATTTTTATGGAGGAGTAGAAATAGCTAGCCGTGATTTTAATAGTGATGGTCAAGCGGAAATAATCACCGGGCCAAGAAAAGGAATGGAACCTAGAGTTCGGCTTTTTAATATTCAGGGAAATCCTATATCAGAAATAGTTGTTTACGATAAAAATTTCAAGGGAGGGGTTTATACGGCTATTTTAAAAAAGAAAACTCCTTAATGGCGCTATCGTCTAATGGTTAGGACATCAGATTTTCAATCTGACAATCCGGGTTCGATTCCCGGTAGCGCTATTCTATTTTTAGAATTTATATCTTTTTATGTTATCAGAAATTAGAAAAGATTATTTTTTGCCGAATTATGTCATTATTACACCGGGGAGGAAAAAAAGGCCTCGCTTGATGAAGATTGAGAATAATTCCCAAGAACAAAAAAAATGTCCTTTTTGCGTTGATGGAATTGAAAAAAATCTAATTGTTAAATCTTACGGGCCTAAAAAAAATTGGAAAGTAATGGTTATTAAAAACAAATTTCCGGCAGTTGAGCTTAATAATCCCCGGGCTTATGGCGAGCACGAGGTTATTATTGAAACCCCTGAGCACGGAAAAGAACTTTCAGAATTGTCTTTAAGGCAAATTGAATTGCTTTTTAGTGTTTGGCAAGAACGCACTAAAACGCTTTCTAAAATTAAAGATATAGAATATATTTTGATTTTTAAAAATCAGGGCGGGAAAGCAGGCGCTTCTATCGCTCATAGCCATATGCAAATTTTTGCTACTAATATTTTACCGCCGGATATTCTTGAAGAATCAAATTTGTCTCATAAATTTTTGAAAGAGCAAGGAGTTTGTCCATATTGTCAAATTTTGCGTCAAGAGGAAAAAAGCCAAAGAAAAATTGCTTCAGATAAATATACAGTTGCCTTTGCTCCCTATGCCTCAAAATATCATTATGAAGCTTGGATTTTTCCGCGACGGCATATTGATAATGTTTTATATCTTAAAAAAACAGAAATAAATTCAATGGCTAAAATTTTGAAGAATATTTTAAAAAAAGTTTTTAGATTAGGATTTTCTTATAATTTTTTTCTTCATCAGTTAATTAGAGACACTAATCAACATTTTTATATTAAAATACAACCGCGAGAAGCAGTTTGGGGAGGAGTAGAATTAGGGTCAGGAATAGTCATAAATTCTGTAGCTCCGGAAAAAGCGGCTGCTTACTATCGAAAGTAAAAAGGGGACAGTCCCCTTTTCCCGACCGCCGCAAACCCGCATCAATAAAGGGTTATCTTCTCAAAAAATCAAATTTGAC
This genomic window contains:
- a CDS encoding Thermophilic serine proteinase precursor, yielding MKEKAKFYFTFILIFLLLPINLFITKKPVVLAEKENFTDDSLLIRLKSSSKIYEVPAYGEVEEREKLISQMPEVDWVEPNYLFHIESIYTPQDPFYSEQWYLEKIDAATAWEVGGFGLNEIAVAVLDTGVDINHPDLKANIWHNQEEKKDGLDNDGNGYIDDIDGWDFLSESPDPRPKLNEGYNKTAVHHGTLIAGIIAAESNNNEGIIGLSPKIKIMALRALDSQGNGKVGDVIRALYYALEKGAKIINLSFVGPNKSRFLEEALEEAYKQGVIIVAASGNERSDASSYNLNLNPVYPICYDVGKDANFIIGVGATDRWDKRADFSNYGYNGVDISAPGTGFFGTLFYDGGNSEFQSYYGGYWSGTSLATPLVASAAALVLSQNPLLKPEEVINILLESTDNIDILNPNFAGQLGKGRLNAGKAIVYTRTVIKEKESSFYLVTGAGQGGGPHVRVFDLSTKEPISSFFAYDKNFKGGVDVAVGDVNGDGEEEIITAAGKGGGPHIRVFDIYGNAHPHFFVDIKNFWGGLNIASGDVDGDGLDEIIVGLGPNGPPYVFVYDCLGKEKRKFLAYDKNFKGGVNVTVGDVNGDGLDEIITGAGEGGGPHVRVFNGEGNLLFHFFAFNKEFKGGINVSSANVFGDGKDEIIVSISKNASPYVRVFDSEFLTLGLQFLAYLPDFYGGVEIASRDFNSDGQAEIITGPRKGMEPRVRLFNIQGNPISEIVVYDKNFKGGVYTAILKKKTP
- the galT gene encoding Galactose-1-phosphate uridylyltransferase codes for the protein MLSEIRKDYFLPNYVIITPGRKKRPRLMKIENNSQEQKKCPFCVDGIEKNLIVKSYGPKKNWKVMVIKNKFPAVELNNPRAYGEHEVIIETPEHGKELSELSLRQIELLFSVWQERTKTLSKIKDIEYILIFKNQGGKAGASIAHSHMQIFATNILPPDILEESNLSHKFLKEQGVCPYCQILRQEEKSQRKIASDKYTVAFAPYASKYHYEAWIFPRRHIDNVLYLKKTEINSMAKILKNILKKVFRLGFSYNFFLHQLIRDTNQHFYIKIQPREAVWGGVELGSGIVINSVAPEKAAAYYRK